A single region of the Microlunatus panaciterrae genome encodes:
- a CDS encoding reverse transcriptase family protein, translating into MALTFDRGLGYSTLEVPKRGGGSRTVLRPVSELDHNLKLLRRGIDTLSSYSPPEWVHGFVPKRSIVTNAQAHLSKEIVLRLDLSAFFESIKKSAVREAMLRFGFSDDASTLISDCCCIHGSLPAGFSTSPTLSNMVFLPTDDALHEWAGSRTLTYTRYADDLTFSGTDITDDDCAEIARMLSSAGYAVNARKTRFMRRGGPQYVTGLYVGESDQPHVPRRMKRLLRQQAYYIAQYGYSEAQTRSSRQFTPYQLRGWINYMGTLHPELAARLRCAIFARLPQAPERPDPSDYWDDLLDELHIPDDF; encoded by the coding sequence ATGGCCCTCACATTCGATCGCGGCCTCGGATATTCAACGCTTGAGGTTCCGAAGAGGGGTGGCGGTAGTCGAACGGTACTACGGCCGGTTTCCGAGCTCGATCACAATTTGAAGTTGCTGCGACGTGGGATTGACACGTTGTCGAGTTACAGCCCCCCAGAGTGGGTCCACGGCTTCGTGCCTAAGCGAAGCATCGTGACGAATGCCCAAGCGCACCTCTCAAAGGAGATCGTCCTTCGCTTAGATTTGTCGGCATTCTTCGAATCGATCAAGAAGTCGGCGGTGCGCGAGGCGATGCTTCGATTTGGATTCAGCGATGATGCGTCGACGTTGATCAGCGACTGCTGCTGTATACACGGCTCGTTACCAGCTGGCTTCAGTACGAGTCCGACTCTATCGAACATGGTATTTCTGCCAACCGACGATGCTCTACACGAGTGGGCGGGGTCTCGGACCCTGACGTACACGCGTTATGCGGACGATTTGACCTTTTCGGGAACCGACATAACAGACGACGATTGCGCTGAGATTGCGCGGATGCTTTCTAGCGCTGGGTACGCCGTTAATGCCCGTAAGACTAGATTTATGCGTCGTGGCGGACCACAATACGTGACAGGTTTGTATGTCGGGGAATCGGATCAACCTCATGTCCCCAGACGGATGAAGCGGTTGCTGAGACAGCAGGCCTATTACATTGCGCAGTATGGATACTCAGAGGCTCAGACTCGAAGTAGCCGGCAATTTACGCCCTACCAGCTCCGAGGCTGGATCAACTACATGGGAACTCTTCACCCCGAACTTGCGGCGCGTCTTCGATGCGCGATCTTTGCGAGGCTTCCTCAGGCACCCGAGAGGCCTGATCCGTCGGACTACTGGGATGATCTTCTTGACGAGCTCCATATACCAGATGACTTCTGA
- a CDS encoding tetratricopeptide repeat protein, which translates to MAELRQVLTGDGGVGKSQIAAGFFAAATADLRVWASAESRTAVITGYAEAAMRLDLADRQVGPEGLASAFVGFLAATTRSWLVVVDDLHEPADMPGLWPPRRGQLVVTTRRTDASLSGGGRTKIDVGVYSPAEARSYLEQRLSPKLDDLPDGVLDEAGGLAEDLGFLPLALAQAAAVIMDQAISCSDYRGLFADRTATLEDLFPPDADADEYGRTVAGTWTLAIDAADHLDPVGLARPLAWLVAVCDPAGAPEAVFTSETSRRFLVGRTGAGEEDLIAAPAARKAVRALDRLSLLNHDPKQGNPRAVRMHNITGRAILQTLSSDEIAEVVLVGADALLDVWPVIENNPVLSESLRANTAVLLSINADALWDNTSGAHPVLFRSGRSLSDAGLTASAAAYWDHMLMEALGRCGPDHPDTLASRNNLAYAYRSAGDLGRAIPLYEQTLPDRERVLGPDHPDTLASRNNLAGAYQSAGDLGRAIPLYEQTLTDRERVLGPDHPDTLASRNNLAYAYESAGDLGRAIPLYEQTLPDRERVLGPDHPDTLASRNNLAYAYQSAGDLGRAIPLYEQTLPDSERVLGPDHPQTLTSRNNLAYAYESAGDLGRAIPLYQQTLPDRERVLGPDHPDTLASRNNLAGAYESAGDLGRAIPLYEQTLPDRERVLGPDHPQTLTSRNNLAYAYRSAGDLGRAIPLYQQTLSDSERVLGPDHPQTLASRNNLAGAYESAGDLGRAIPLYEQTLPDSERVLGPDHPQTLTSRNNLAGAYRSAGDLGRAIPLYEQTLPDRERVLGPDHPDTLASRNNLAYAYQSAGDLGRAIPLYEQTLSDSERVLGPDHPQTLASRNNLAYAYESAGDLGRAIPLYEQTLPDRERVLGPDHPQTLASRNNLAGAYESAGDLGRAIPLYEQTLPDRERVLGPDHPDTLASRNNLAGAYQSAGDLGRAIPLYEQTLTDSERVLGPDHPDTLTSRNNLAGAYRSAGDLGRAIPLYQQTLSDSERVLGPDHPDISQLRTELARMCRSPAASEQGSGSKIS; encoded by the coding sequence GTGGCAGAACTGCGGCAGGTGCTTACCGGAGACGGTGGGGTCGGCAAGTCCCAGATCGCCGCTGGATTCTTCGCCGCGGCGACCGCCGATCTGCGGGTCTGGGCGAGCGCGGAGTCTCGGACTGCGGTGATCACGGGGTACGCGGAGGCGGCGATGCGGCTGGACTTGGCCGACCGCCAGGTGGGGCCAGAGGGCCTGGCCAGCGCGTTCGTCGGGTTTCTGGCCGCAACGACGAGGTCGTGGCTGGTGGTGGTGGATGACTTGCACGAGCCTGCGGATATGCCAGGGCTGTGGCCGCCCCGGCGGGGCCAGCTGGTCGTGACCACGCGAAGGACGGACGCGTCGCTGTCGGGTGGTGGCCGCACGAAGATCGATGTGGGCGTCTACAGCCCGGCCGAGGCCCGCAGCTACCTGGAGCAGCGGCTGTCGCCGAAGCTGGACGATCTGCCCGACGGCGTGCTGGACGAGGCGGGTGGTCTCGCCGAAGACCTGGGCTTCCTCCCACTGGCCCTGGCCCAAGCGGCAGCGGTGATCATGGACCAGGCCATCTCCTGTAGTGATTACCGAGGTCTATTTGCTGATCGAACAGCCACCTTGGAGGACCTATTCCCCCCTGATGCGGATGCCGACGAGTACGGGCGGACCGTGGCCGGTACATGGACGCTGGCCATAGACGCCGCAGACCATCTCGATCCTGTCGGTCTGGCGCGGCCGCTGGCCTGGCTTGTCGCCGTCTGCGATCCGGCCGGCGCTCCGGAGGCGGTTTTCACCAGCGAGACCAGCCGACGGTTCCTGGTTGGCCGGACGGGAGCGGGAGAAGAAGACCTGATTGCAGCGCCGGCGGCGCGAAAGGCGGTGCGCGCCCTAGACCGGTTGTCCCTGCTCAACCACGACCCGAAACAGGGAAACCCTCGGGCGGTGCGCATGCACAACATCACCGGCCGAGCCATCCTACAAACACTCTCCTCAGACGAAATCGCCGAAGTTGTGTTGGTGGGGGCCGATGCACTGCTGGACGTGTGGCCAGTGATCGAGAACAACCCTGTGTTGTCTGAGTCACTCCGCGCCAACACGGCCGTCCTGCTGAGCATCAACGCAGACGCCCTCTGGGACAACACATCAGGTGCTCATCCTGTGCTGTTTCGTAGCGGGCGGTCCCTTTCCGACGCCGGTCTTACAGCGTCCGCTGCCGCCTACTGGGATCACATGCTGATGGAAGCGCTGGGCCGGTGCGGCCCGGACCACCCCGACACGTTGGCGTCGCGGAACAACCTCGCCTACGCCTACCGGTCGGCCGGCGACCTCGGCCGGGCGATCCCCCTGTACGAGCAGACCCTGCCCGACCGCGAGCGGGTCCTCGGCCCGGACCACCCCGACACGTTGGCGTCGCGGAACAACCTCGCCGGCGCCTACCAGTCGGCCGGCGACCTCGGCCGGGCGATCCCCCTGTACGAGCAGACCCTGACCGACCGCGAGCGGGTCCTCGGCCCGGACCACCCCGACACGTTGGCGTCGCGGAACAACCTCGCCTACGCCTACGAGTCGGCCGGCGACCTCGGCCGGGCGATCCCCCTGTACGAGCAGACCCTGCCCGACCGCGAGCGGGTCCTCGGCCCGGACCACCCCGACACGTTGGCGTCGCGGAACAACCTCGCCTACGCCTACCAGTCGGCCGGCGACCTCGGCCGGGCGATCCCCCTGTACGAGCAGACCCTGCCCGACTCCGAGCGGGTCCTCGGCCCGGACCACCCCCAGACGTTGACGTCGCGGAACAACCTCGCCTACGCCTACGAGTCGGCCGGCGACCTCGGCCGGGCGATCCCCCTCTACCAGCAGACCCTGCCCGACCGCGAGCGGGTCCTCGGCCCGGACCACCCCGACACGTTGGCGTCGCGGAACAACCTCGCCGGCGCCTACGAGTCGGCCGGCGACCTCGGCCGGGCGATCCCCCTGTACGAGCAGACCCTGCCCGACCGCGAGCGGGTCCTCGGCCCGGACCACCCCCAGACGTTGACGTCGCGGAACAACCTCGCCTACGCCTACCGGTCGGCCGGCGACCTCGGCCGGGCGATCCCCCTCTACCAGCAGACCCTGAGCGACTCCGAGCGGGTCCTCGGCCCGGACCACCCCCAGACGTTGGCGTCGCGGAACAACCTCGCCGGCGCCTACGAGTCGGCCGGCGACCTCGGCCGGGCGATCCCCCTGTACGAGCAGACCCTGCCCGACTCCGAGCGGGTCCTCGGCCCGGACCACCCCCAGACGTTGACGTCGCGGAACAACCTCGCCGGCGCCTACCGGTCGGCCGGCGACCTCGGCCGGGCGATCCCCCTGTACGAGCAGACCCTGCCCGACCGCGAGCGGGTCCTCGGCCCGGACCACCCCGACACGTTGGCGTCGCGGAACAACCTCGCCTACGCCTACCAGTCGGCCGGCGACCTCGGCCGGGCGATCCCCCTGTACGAGCAGACCCTGAGCGACTCCGAGCGGGTCCTCGGCCCGGACCACCCCCAGACGTTGGCGTCGCGGAACAACCTCGCCTACGCCTACGAGTCGGCCGGCGACCTCGGCCGGGCGATCCCCCTGTACGAGCAGACCCTGCCCGACCGCGAGCGGGTCCTCGGCCCGGACCACCCCCAGACGTTGGCGTCGCGGAACAACCTCGCCGGCGCCTACGAGTCGGCCGGCGACCTCGGCCGGGCGATCCCCCTGTACGAGCAGACCCTGCCCGACCGCGAGCGGGTCCTCGGCCCGGACCACCCCGACACGTTGGCGTCGCGGAACAACCTCGCCGGCGCCTACCAGTCGGCCGGCGACCTCGGCCGGGCGATCCCCCTGTACGAGCAGACCCTGACCGACTCCGAGCGGGTCCTCGGCCCGGACCACCCCGACACGTTGACGTCGCGGAACAACCTCGCCGGCGCCTACCGGTCGGCCGGCGACCTCGGCCGGGCGATCCCCCTCTACCAGCAGACCCTGAGCGACTCCGAGCGGGTCCTCGGCCCGGACCACCCCGACATCAGCCAGTTGCGGACCGAGCTGGCCAGGATGTGCCGCTCCCCCGCGGCATCCGAGCAGGGCAGCGGAAGCAAGATCAGTTAG
- a CDS encoding NUDIX hydrolase yields the protein MTVESERFATPRVAAGVLFKDASGRILLVKPTYKDGWEIPGGYVEIGESPRAAAAREVKEELGLDVQLADLLVLDWAPHPDEGDKLLVIFDGGRLDAVQAGKINVANDELSAAEFFAADRLDDLLPARLARRVIHAAQDRVDTYLEHGAAPGT from the coding sequence GTGACTGTTGAGTCCGAGCGATTCGCGACGCCACGGGTGGCCGCCGGCGTGCTGTTCAAGGACGCCAGTGGCCGGATACTCCTAGTCAAGCCGACCTACAAAGATGGCTGGGAGATACCGGGAGGCTACGTCGAGATAGGCGAGAGCCCACGAGCCGCAGCCGCCCGAGAAGTCAAGGAAGAGCTCGGTCTGGATGTCCAGCTCGCCGACCTCTTGGTGCTGGACTGGGCGCCCCACCCCGACGAAGGAGACAAGCTCCTCGTCATCTTCGACGGCGGGCGACTCGACGCGGTCCAGGCCGGCAAGATCAACGTGGCCAATGACGAGCTGTCAGCCGCAGAGTTCTTCGCTGCCGATCGCCTAGACGATCTCTTGCCCGCACGTTTAGCTCGGCGAGTCATTCACGCCGCCCAGGACAGAGTTGACACCTACCTGGAGCACGGGGCCGCACCCGGGACGTGA
- a CDS encoding helix-turn-helix domain-containing protein: MKGATNHLTPGQRVAYYRRRRGMSQTVLAELVGKTVSWIEKIESGRANLQVLPNIARLAEVLDIAPYELLPDDIVDVEALTRGRSVPALRQRLLSYRFVNPHYLSEESPPVSLDVLTQAVSGIWSAYQASRFGYVVAELHRLLPIASATAHASSDQAKQAAEVQMAYLYQVASCVLTKLGEQDLAFNCADRGDRLVQDSDDLGAKTSVQRSIAHALLSNAQYDDAMAVVEHTLRLIPAGTRDPRLISTLGTLHLVGAMTAARMKNRAAAQEHLGHAQIASVALGEDANYLWTAFGPTNVAIHRASVAAELGDYQRAAALGERIDVSPMPMERQVRHRLEVARALHFQRRQRDALALVMRAEASAPEQVRRHFLTHALLHDWLRSRHMAPSADLHSLARRAGVLVA; encoded by the coding sequence ATGAAGGGGGCGACGAACCACCTCACACCCGGTCAGCGGGTGGCCTACTACAGGCGTCGGAGAGGCATGTCGCAGACGGTGCTGGCCGAGCTGGTCGGCAAGACCGTCAGCTGGATCGAGAAGATCGAGTCCGGCCGCGCGAACCTGCAAGTGCTGCCCAACATCGCAAGGCTCGCCGAAGTCCTCGACATCGCACCTTACGAGCTGTTGCCGGACGACATCGTCGACGTAGAGGCACTCACGCGTGGCCGCAGCGTCCCCGCCCTGCGACAGCGACTGCTCTCCTACCGTTTTGTGAACCCGCACTACCTCAGCGAAGAATCACCACCCGTTTCACTCGACGTGCTGACCCAAGCCGTCTCCGGGATCTGGTCGGCTTATCAGGCATCTCGGTTCGGCTATGTCGTCGCCGAGCTGCATCGGCTGTTGCCCATCGCGTCGGCCACCGCCCATGCCAGCAGCGACCAGGCGAAGCAAGCTGCGGAGGTGCAGATGGCATACCTGTACCAGGTGGCCTCCTGCGTGTTGACCAAACTGGGTGAGCAGGACCTTGCCTTCAACTGTGCCGACAGGGGCGATCGACTTGTCCAAGACAGCGACGACCTGGGCGCGAAGACCTCCGTGCAGCGCTCGATTGCCCACGCCCTGCTCTCCAACGCCCAATATGACGACGCGATGGCGGTCGTTGAGCACACCCTCCGGCTGATCCCCGCCGGGACACGGGACCCCAGGCTCATCTCCACCTTAGGCACCCTGCACCTCGTGGGCGCGATGACGGCCGCACGGATGAAGAATCGAGCAGCCGCCCAGGAACACCTCGGCCATGCCCAGATCGCGAGCGTCGCGCTTGGCGAGGACGCGAACTACCTGTGGACCGCCTTCGGCCCGACCAACGTCGCCATACACCGCGCCTCAGTCGCGGCTGAACTAGGGGACTACCAACGCGCTGCCGCACTGGGCGAGCGGATCGACGTCTCCCCGATGCCGATGGAGCGCCAAGTCAGGCACCGGTTGGAGGTCGCCCGGGCCCTCCACTTCCAGCGACGCCAACGTGACGCGCTCGCCCTCGTCATGCGCGCCGAGGCCAGCGCCCCCGAGCAGGTCCGCCGCCACTTCCTTACTCACGCCCTGCTGCATGACTGGCTCCGCAGCCGCCACATGGCACCTTCCGCCGACCTCCACAGCCTCGCTCGGCGGGCGGGTGTCCTCGTCGCCTAG
- a CDS encoding FtsK/SpoIIIE domain-containing protein: MALSQVRADAPLRVSPQPVRVAVWAVVLAWLARRLWRLLVLIARCPAALLGLSVVVVGIVAWQVLGLALLLGILGTVLLVLLGWRLRWPDGFHRGVSGPVRGWLRGGWVYRRRWTTAMDTAGLTVTRNGTTYVPPLLRARSTSSVDRVTVRMIPGQTLEDYAAVSDRLAQTFGTTDCRTRSVPSKPHLVELWLLVCDPLTALVNPFPADRAGLDAGLPVARAEDGSTWRLRIVGNHILIVGATGAGKGSVLWSIVTGLTPSIANGVVKVWAVDPKGGMELAPGRHLFDRFAHGDSTDQAGYEAGFADILEDAVGVMRSRQDRLRGITRLHTPSTDEPLIVVIVDELAALTGWVADRTAKKRIESALGLLLSQGRAVGVVVIGAVQDPRKDVLPMRDLFPTRIALRLNEAEQVALVLGPGARNRGARCDLIPDSLPGVGYVTVEGIAEPVRVRFSHITDNTITTLGQPARVPALTVVKGGAAA; this comes from the coding sequence ATGGCGCTGTCACAGGTTCGCGCCGACGCACCCCTCCGCGTCAGCCCACAGCCGGTCCGGGTCGCGGTGTGGGCGGTTGTGCTCGCCTGGCTGGCCCGCCGGCTGTGGCGGCTCCTGGTGCTCATCGCCAGATGCCCCGCCGCTCTGCTGGGCCTGTCCGTCGTCGTGGTCGGGATCGTGGCCTGGCAGGTCCTGGGTCTCGCGCTGCTGCTGGGCATCCTCGGCACCGTACTGCTGGTGCTGCTGGGGTGGCGGCTGCGCTGGCCCGACGGGTTCCACCGGGGCGTGTCTGGCCCGGTCCGGGGCTGGCTGCGCGGTGGCTGGGTGTATCGGCGGCGGTGGACGACCGCGATGGACACCGCAGGGTTGACCGTCACCCGGAACGGCACCACCTATGTGCCGCCGCTGCTGAGGGCCCGCTCGACCTCGTCGGTGGACCGGGTGACGGTGCGGATGATCCCCGGTCAGACGCTGGAGGACTACGCGGCCGTGTCAGACCGGCTGGCGCAGACGTTCGGCACCACCGACTGCCGCACCCGGTCTGTGCCGTCGAAGCCGCATCTGGTGGAGCTGTGGCTGCTGGTCTGTGACCCGCTCACGGCACTGGTCAACCCGTTCCCCGCCGACCGGGCCGGCCTCGATGCTGGTCTGCCGGTCGCCCGAGCCGAGGACGGCAGCACCTGGCGGCTACGAATCGTCGGGAACCACATCCTCATCGTCGGCGCGACCGGTGCAGGGAAGGGCTCGGTGCTGTGGTCCATCGTCACCGGCCTCACCCCGTCGATCGCGAATGGTGTGGTGAAGGTGTGGGCGGTCGACCCTAAGGGCGGCATGGAACTCGCCCCCGGCCGGCACCTGTTCGACCGGTTCGCCCACGGCGACAGCACCGACCAAGCCGGCTACGAGGCCGGGTTCGCGGACATTCTCGAGGACGCCGTGGGGGTGATGCGGTCCCGGCAGGACCGCCTCCGCGGCATCACCCGGCTCCACACCCCCTCGACCGATGAGCCGCTGATCGTGGTGATCGTCGACGAGCTGGCCGCACTCACCGGCTGGGTGGCCGACCGGACGGCGAAGAAGCGGATCGAGTCCGCCCTCGGGCTGCTGCTGTCCCAGGGCCGCGCCGTCGGTGTCGTCGTCATCGGAGCGGTGCAGGACCCCCGCAAGGACGTGCTGCCGATGCGGGACCTGTTCCCCACCCGCATCGCCCTGAGGTTGAACGAGGCCGAACAGGTCGCGCTGGTCCTCGGCCCCGGCGCCCGCAACCGCGGCGCCCGGTGTGACCTGATCCCCGACAGCCTACCCGGCGTCGGCTACGTCACCGTCGAGGGCATCGCCGAGCCGGTCCGGGTCCGGTTCTCCCACATCACCGACAACACGATCACCACCCTCGGCCAACCGGCCCGGGTGCCGGCGTTGACGGTTGTGAAGGGTGGTGCAGCGGCATGA